One window of the Nyctibius grandis isolate bNycGra1 chromosome 21, bNycGra1.pri, whole genome shotgun sequence genome contains the following:
- the RC3H1 gene encoding roquin-1 isoform X3: protein MPVQAPQWTDFLSCPICTQTFDETIRKPISLGCGHTVCKMCLNKLHRKACPFDQTTINTDIELLPVNSALLQLVGAQVPEQQPITLCSGAEDTKHYEEGKKCVEELALYLKPLSSARGSVGLNSTTQSVLSRPMQRKLVTLVHCQLVEEEGRIRAMRAARSLGERTVTELILQHQNPQQLSSNLWAAVRARGCQFLGPAMQEEALKLVLLALEDGSALSRKVLVLFVVQRLEPRFPQASKTSIGHVVQLLYRASCFKVTKRDEDSSLMQLKEEFRTYEALRREHDSQIVQIAMEAGLRIAPDQWSSLLYGDQSHKSHMQSIIDKLQTPASFAQSVQELTIALQRTGDPANLNRLRPHLELLANIDPSPDAPPPTWEQLENGLVAVRTVVHGLVDYIQNHSKKGTDQQQPPQHSKYKTYMCRDMKQRGGCPRGASCTFAHSQEELEKFRKMNKRLVPRRPLSASLGQLNEVGLPSGAILSEEGGVDLPRGKTSALPNGIVSTGSTVTQLISRGTDSGYETALKPGKMDHLSSSAPGSPPDLLDSVPKSSISALPVNPHPVPARAPTDLPSVSVTKQLQMVPRGSQLYNTQQADMFYQDPRGAAPPFEPAPYQQGVYYPTQSMSRFVRPPPSAPEPAPPYLDHYPPYLQDRVVSPQYTQPQQYPPMGQPIYPPHYDSRRVYPPVQPYQREEIVRGSPVPIEIPQAAVPSYVPESRDRYQQTEGYCPVAPHLGQIRPSCHRPHPSLDELHRRRKEIMAQLEERKVISPPPFAPSPTLPHPFHSEEYLDEDLKVAGKYKGNDYSQYSPWSCDTIGSYIGTKDAKPKDVVAARSVEMANVDSKAMRDQRLDMQRRAAETGDDDLIPFGDRPTVSRFGAISRTSKAMYQNSGPMQAMAVQGATTKSIISADYNPYGTHSGWGGSPYSPHQNIPSQGRFNDRERLSMSDVAGHGKQLPSAEREQQLRMELQQVDHQISQQTQMRGLEAVSNRLLLQREATTLAGQPQPPPPPPKWPGMISSEQLSLELHQVEREIGKRTRELSMESQSSLDIKNKLGTTKQTENGQLEPQSKVPAEDLTLTFSDVPNGSALTQENIGLLSNKTASLSLSEDPEGGGDAHDSQRAGVTPTSAP, encoded by the exons ATGCCTGTACAAGCTCCACAATGGACGGATTTTCTCTCCTGCCCGATTTGCACACAGACTTTTGACGAAACAATCCGGAAGCCCATCAGCTTGGGTTGCGGTCACACTGTCTGCAAGATGTGCCTCAACAAGCTCCACCGTAAGGCATGCCCTTTTGACCAGACCACTATCAATACAGACATTGAACTCCTCCCTGTGAACTCAGCCTTGCTGCAACTAGTGGGTGCTCAG GttcctgagcagcagccaaTTACTTTATGTAGTGGAGCTGAAGATACCAAGCATTACGAGGAGGGCAAGAAATGTGTGGAAGAATTAGCATTGTACCTCAAACCACTCAGCAGCGCGAGAGGTA GTGTGGGTCTGAACAGTACTACTCAGAGCGTGCTCAGTCGTCCCATGCAAAGGAAACTTGTGACATTAGTTCATTGCCAGCTGGTGGAGGAAGAAGGGCGGATCAGAGCCATGCGTGCAGCACGGTCCCTTGGTGAAAGAACAGTCACAGAGCTTATTCTTCAGCATCAAAACCCTCAGCAGCTCTCTTCCAACCTCTGGGCTGCTGTGAGAGCCAGAGGGTGCCAGTTCCTTGGACCAG CAATGCAAGAGGAGGCTTTAAAGCTGGTTCTGCTGGCTCTGGAAGATGGATCTGCTTTGTCACGAAAGGTCTTGGTTCTCTTTGTGGTTCAGAGGCTGGAGCCGCGATTTCCTCAGGCTTCTAAAACTAGCATTGGGCATGTTGTCCAGCTTCTTTACAGAGCCTCGTGCTTCAAG GTGACGAAGCGAGATGAGGATTCCTCCCTGATGCAACTGAAGGAGGAATTTCGGACTTACGAAGCTCTGAGAAGGGAACATGATTCCCAGATAGTTCAAATTGCTATGGAAGCAGGTCTACGCATTGCACCAGATCAGTGGTCCTCGCTGTTATACGGAGACCAGTCTCACAAGTCCCACATGCAGTCTATCATTGACAAG ttgcagACCCCAGCCTCGTTTGCACAGAGTGTTCAGGAATTGACTATTGCTCTTCAGAGGACTGGAGATCCAGCGAACCTGAATCGTCTTCGACCTCACCTAGAGCTCCTGGCAAATATTGATCCCAGTCCAG ATGCTCCACCTCCGACGTGGGAACAACTGGAAAATGGACTAGTTGCTGTGAGGACTGTGGTTCATGGCTTAGTTGATTATATCCAGAATCACAGCAAAAAAGGAACAGATCAGCAACAG CCTCCTCAGCACAGCAAGTACAAGACATACATGTGCCGAGACATGAAACAGAGAGGAGGATGCCCCCGAGGGGCCAGCTGCACCTTTGCACATTCACAGGAGGAGCTAGAAAA attcCGTAAAATGAACAAGCGTCTGGTTCCCAGAAGACCCCTGAGTGCCTCCCTGGGCCAGCTAAATGAGGTGGGCCTGCCTTCAGGAGCTATCCTCTCAGAGGAAGGGGGAGTGGACTTGCCCAGAGGGAAAACTTCTGCTCTGCCAAATGGGATTGTGTCAACAGGCAGCACAGTGACGCAACTCATTTCTCGAGGGACTGACTCCGGTTACGAAACTGCTCTGAAGCCAGGGAAGATGGACCATCTGAGTAGCAGTGCCCCTGGATCCCCTCCTGACTT gCTGGATTCTGTCCCCAAGAGCTCTATTTCTGCCTTACCAGTCAACCCTCATCCTGTGCCTGCTCGGGCACCAACAGATCTGCCTTCAGTGTCTGTCACCAAGCAGTTGCAGATGGTACCACGAGGGTCTCAGTTGTATAATACTCAGCAAGCAGACATGTTTTATCAAGATCCTAGAGGAGCTGCTCCACCATTTGAGCCAGCACCCTACCAACAAG GAGTTTACTATCCCACTCAGTCCATGTCTCGCTTTGTCCGACCTCCCCCATCAGCTCCTGAACCTGCTCCACCTTATTTAGACCATTACCCACCGTACCTTCAGGATCGGGTGGTGAGCCCGCAGTACACGCAGCCACAGCAGTACCCTCCTATGGGACAGCCCATATACCCCCCGCACTACGACAGCCGTCGTGTATATCCCCCTGTCCAGCCGTACCAGCGAGAGGAGATTGTCCGAGGAAGCCCTGTACCCATTGAAATTCCACAAGCAGCTGTACCTTCCTACGTACCTGAATCCAGAGACAGATACCAGCAAACAGAAGGTTATTGCCCAGTGGCTCCACATCTCGGTCAGATCAGACCTTCATGCCACAGG CCGCATCCCAGCCTGGACGAACTTCACCGACGAAGGAAAGAGATCATGGCCCAGCTAGAAGAGAGGAAGGTGATTTCTCCACCTCCTTTTGCACCATCACCAACCTTGCCTCATCCTTTTCATTCAGAAGAG TACTTGGATGAAGACTTGAAGGTAGCTGGGAAATACAAAGGAAATGACTACAGCCAGTACTCTCCCTGGTCCTGTGACACCATCGGCTCCTACATTGGAACCAAAGATGCAAAACCCAAAGATGTTGTGGCAGCAAGGAGTGTGGAGATGGCG AACGTGGATAGTAAAGCCATGCGTGACCAGCGATTAGACATGCAGCgaagagcagcagagactgGTGATGATGACCTCATTCCATTTGGAGACCGACCAACTGTGTCGAGATTTGGGGCTATCTCTCGTACTTCCAAAGCGATGTACCAGAATTCTGGTCCCATGCAGGCCATGGCGGTTCAGGGAGCTACCACCAAATCCATCATTTCAG CAGACTACAATCCGTACGGAACTCACAGTGGCTGGGGAGGCTCTCCATATTCTCCTCATCAAAATATACCTTCTCAGGGACGTTTCAATGACAG GGAGAGACTGTCCATGTCAGATGTGGCTGGTCATGGGAAACAGTTGCCCTCAGCGGAGCGAGAGCAGCAGCTGCGCATGGAGCTGCAGCAAGTAGACCATCAGATTAGCCAGCAGACACAAATGCGAGGACTAGAG GCTGTTAGTAACAGGCTGCTGTTGCAGAGGGAGGCGACTACCCTGGCAGGCCAGCCACAGCCCCCACCCCCACCTCCCAAGTGGCCTGGGATGATCTCAAGTGAACAGCTGAGCTTGGAGCTACACCAGGTGGAAAGGGAAATTGGGAAGAGAACCCGTGAGCTGAGCATG gagagcCAGTCTTCACTGGatataaaaaacaaactggGCACCActaaacagacagaaaatggaCAATTAGAACCGCAAAGCAAGGTTCCAGCTGAGGACCTCACACTGACATTCAG CGATGTTCCGAACGGATCAGCCTTGACACAGGAGAACATTGGCCTCCTGTCAAACAAGACAGCATCTCTCAGCCTGTCGGAGGAcccagagggaggaggagacgCCCACGACTCCCAGCGAGCAGGAGTTACGCCCACGTCTGCTCCATGA
- the RC3H1 gene encoding roquin-1 isoform X5 — MPVQAPQWTDFLSCPICTQTFDETIRKPISLGCGHTVCKMCLNKLHRKACPFDQTTINTDIELLPVNSALLQLVGAQVPEQQPITLCSGAEDTKHYEEGKKCVEELALYLKPLSSARGSVGLNSTTQSVLSRPMQRKLVTLVHCQLVEEEGRIRAMRAARSLGERTVTELILQHQNPQQLSSNLWAAVRARGCQFLGPAMQEEALKLVLLALEDGSALSRKVLVLFVVQRLEPRFPQASKTSIGHVVQLLYRASCFKVTKRDEDSSLMQLKEEFRTYEALRREHDSQIVQIAMEAGLRIAPDQWSSLLYGDQSHKSHMQSIIDKLQTPASFAQSVQELTIALQRTGDPANLNRLRPHLELLANIDPSPDAPPPTWEQLENGLVAVRTVVHGLVDYIQNHSKKGTDQQQPPQHSKYKTYMCRDMKQRGGCPRGASCTFAHSQEELEKFRKMNKRLVPRRPLSASLGQLNEVGLPSGAILSEEGGVDLPRGKTSALPNGIVSTGSTVTQLISRGTDSGYETALKPGKMDHLSSSAPGSPPDLLDSVPKSSISALPVNPHPVPARAPTDLPSVSVTKQLQMVPRGSQLYNTQQADMFYQDPRGAAPPFEPAPYQQGVYYPTQSMSRFVRPPPSAPEPAPPYLDHYPPYLQDRVVSPQYTQPQQYPPMGQPIYPPHYDSRRVYPPVQPYQREEIVRGSPVPIEIPQAAVPSYVPESRDRYQQTEGYCPVAPHLGQIRPSCHRPHPSLDELHRRRKEIMAQLEERKVISPPPFAPSPTLPHPFHSEEYLDEDLKVAGKYKGNDYSQYSPWSCDTIGSYIGTKDAKPKDVVAARSVEMANVDSKAMRDQRLDMQRRAAETGDDDLIPFGDRPTVSRFGAISRTSKAMYQNSGPMQAMAVQGATTKSIISADYNPYGTHSGWGGSPYSPHQNIPSQGRFNDRERLSMSDVAGHGKQLPSAEREQQLRMELQQVDHQISQQTQMRGLEREATTLAGQPQPPPPPPKWPGMISSEQLSLELHQVEREIGKRTRELSMESQSSLDIKNKLGTTKQTENGQLEPQSKVPAEDLTLTFSSDVPNGSALTQENIGLLSNKTASLSLSEDPEGGGDAHDSQRAGVTPTSAP, encoded by the exons ATGCCTGTACAAGCTCCACAATGGACGGATTTTCTCTCCTGCCCGATTTGCACACAGACTTTTGACGAAACAATCCGGAAGCCCATCAGCTTGGGTTGCGGTCACACTGTCTGCAAGATGTGCCTCAACAAGCTCCACCGTAAGGCATGCCCTTTTGACCAGACCACTATCAATACAGACATTGAACTCCTCCCTGTGAACTCAGCCTTGCTGCAACTAGTGGGTGCTCAG GttcctgagcagcagccaaTTACTTTATGTAGTGGAGCTGAAGATACCAAGCATTACGAGGAGGGCAAGAAATGTGTGGAAGAATTAGCATTGTACCTCAAACCACTCAGCAGCGCGAGAGGTA GTGTGGGTCTGAACAGTACTACTCAGAGCGTGCTCAGTCGTCCCATGCAAAGGAAACTTGTGACATTAGTTCATTGCCAGCTGGTGGAGGAAGAAGGGCGGATCAGAGCCATGCGTGCAGCACGGTCCCTTGGTGAAAGAACAGTCACAGAGCTTATTCTTCAGCATCAAAACCCTCAGCAGCTCTCTTCCAACCTCTGGGCTGCTGTGAGAGCCAGAGGGTGCCAGTTCCTTGGACCAG CAATGCAAGAGGAGGCTTTAAAGCTGGTTCTGCTGGCTCTGGAAGATGGATCTGCTTTGTCACGAAAGGTCTTGGTTCTCTTTGTGGTTCAGAGGCTGGAGCCGCGATTTCCTCAGGCTTCTAAAACTAGCATTGGGCATGTTGTCCAGCTTCTTTACAGAGCCTCGTGCTTCAAG GTGACGAAGCGAGATGAGGATTCCTCCCTGATGCAACTGAAGGAGGAATTTCGGACTTACGAAGCTCTGAGAAGGGAACATGATTCCCAGATAGTTCAAATTGCTATGGAAGCAGGTCTACGCATTGCACCAGATCAGTGGTCCTCGCTGTTATACGGAGACCAGTCTCACAAGTCCCACATGCAGTCTATCATTGACAAG ttgcagACCCCAGCCTCGTTTGCACAGAGTGTTCAGGAATTGACTATTGCTCTTCAGAGGACTGGAGATCCAGCGAACCTGAATCGTCTTCGACCTCACCTAGAGCTCCTGGCAAATATTGATCCCAGTCCAG ATGCTCCACCTCCGACGTGGGAACAACTGGAAAATGGACTAGTTGCTGTGAGGACTGTGGTTCATGGCTTAGTTGATTATATCCAGAATCACAGCAAAAAAGGAACAGATCAGCAACAG CCTCCTCAGCACAGCAAGTACAAGACATACATGTGCCGAGACATGAAACAGAGAGGAGGATGCCCCCGAGGGGCCAGCTGCACCTTTGCACATTCACAGGAGGAGCTAGAAAA attcCGTAAAATGAACAAGCGTCTGGTTCCCAGAAGACCCCTGAGTGCCTCCCTGGGCCAGCTAAATGAGGTGGGCCTGCCTTCAGGAGCTATCCTCTCAGAGGAAGGGGGAGTGGACTTGCCCAGAGGGAAAACTTCTGCTCTGCCAAATGGGATTGTGTCAACAGGCAGCACAGTGACGCAACTCATTTCTCGAGGGACTGACTCCGGTTACGAAACTGCTCTGAAGCCAGGGAAGATGGACCATCTGAGTAGCAGTGCCCCTGGATCCCCTCCTGACTT gCTGGATTCTGTCCCCAAGAGCTCTATTTCTGCCTTACCAGTCAACCCTCATCCTGTGCCTGCTCGGGCACCAACAGATCTGCCTTCAGTGTCTGTCACCAAGCAGTTGCAGATGGTACCACGAGGGTCTCAGTTGTATAATACTCAGCAAGCAGACATGTTTTATCAAGATCCTAGAGGAGCTGCTCCACCATTTGAGCCAGCACCCTACCAACAAG GAGTTTACTATCCCACTCAGTCCATGTCTCGCTTTGTCCGACCTCCCCCATCAGCTCCTGAACCTGCTCCACCTTATTTAGACCATTACCCACCGTACCTTCAGGATCGGGTGGTGAGCCCGCAGTACACGCAGCCACAGCAGTACCCTCCTATGGGACAGCCCATATACCCCCCGCACTACGACAGCCGTCGTGTATATCCCCCTGTCCAGCCGTACCAGCGAGAGGAGATTGTCCGAGGAAGCCCTGTACCCATTGAAATTCCACAAGCAGCTGTACCTTCCTACGTACCTGAATCCAGAGACAGATACCAGCAAACAGAAGGTTATTGCCCAGTGGCTCCACATCTCGGTCAGATCAGACCTTCATGCCACAGG CCGCATCCCAGCCTGGACGAACTTCACCGACGAAGGAAAGAGATCATGGCCCAGCTAGAAGAGAGGAAGGTGATTTCTCCACCTCCTTTTGCACCATCACCAACCTTGCCTCATCCTTTTCATTCAGAAGAG TACTTGGATGAAGACTTGAAGGTAGCTGGGAAATACAAAGGAAATGACTACAGCCAGTACTCTCCCTGGTCCTGTGACACCATCGGCTCCTACATTGGAACCAAAGATGCAAAACCCAAAGATGTTGTGGCAGCAAGGAGTGTGGAGATGGCG AACGTGGATAGTAAAGCCATGCGTGACCAGCGATTAGACATGCAGCgaagagcagcagagactgGTGATGATGACCTCATTCCATTTGGAGACCGACCAACTGTGTCGAGATTTGGGGCTATCTCTCGTACTTCCAAAGCGATGTACCAGAATTCTGGTCCCATGCAGGCCATGGCGGTTCAGGGAGCTACCACCAAATCCATCATTTCAG CAGACTACAATCCGTACGGAACTCACAGTGGCTGGGGAGGCTCTCCATATTCTCCTCATCAAAATATACCTTCTCAGGGACGTTTCAATGACAG GGAGAGACTGTCCATGTCAGATGTGGCTGGTCATGGGAAACAGTTGCCCTCAGCGGAGCGAGAGCAGCAGCTGCGCATGGAGCTGCAGCAAGTAGACCATCAGATTAGCCAGCAGACACAAATGCGAGGACTAGAG AGGGAGGCGACTACCCTGGCAGGCCAGCCACAGCCCCCACCCCCACCTCCCAAGTGGCCTGGGATGATCTCAAGTGAACAGCTGAGCTTGGAGCTACACCAGGTGGAAAGGGAAATTGGGAAGAGAACCCGTGAGCTGAGCATG gagagcCAGTCTTCACTGGatataaaaaacaaactggGCACCActaaacagacagaaaatggaCAATTAGAACCGCAAAGCAAGGTTCCAGCTGAGGACCTCACACTGACATTCAG CAGCGATGTTCCGAACGGATCAGCCTTGACACAGGAGAACATTGGCCTCCTGTCAAACAAGACAGCATCTCTCAGCCTGTCGGAGGAcccagagggaggaggagacgCCCACGACTCCCAGCGAGCAGGAGTTACGCCCACGTCTGCTCCATGA
- the RC3H1 gene encoding roquin-1 isoform X11 yields the protein MPVQAPQWTDFLSCPICTQTFDETIRKPISLGCGHTVCKMCLNKLHRKACPFDQTTINTDIELLPVNSALLQLVGAQVPEQQPITLCSGAEDTKHYEEGKKCVEELALYLKPLSSARGVGLNSTTQSVLSRPMQRKLVTLVHCQLVEEEGRIRAMRAARSLGERTVTELILQHQNPQQLSSNLWAAVRARGCQFLGPAMQEEALKLVLLALEDGSALSRKVLVLFVVQRLEPRFPQASKTSIGHVVQLLYRASCFKVTKRDEDSSLMQLKEEFRTYEALRREHDSQIVQIAMEAGLRIAPDQWSSLLYGDQSHKSHMQSIIDKLQTPASFAQSVQELTIALQRTGDPANLNRLRPHLELLANIDPSPDAPPPTWEQLENGLVAVRTVVHGLVDYIQNHSKKGTDQQQPPQHSKYKTYMCRDMKQRGGCPRGASCTFAHSQEELEKFRKMNKRLVPRRPLSASLGQLNEVGLPSGAILSEEGGVDLPRGKTSALPNGIVSTGSTVTQLISRGTDSGYETALKPGKMDHLSSSAPGSPPDLLDSVPKSSISALPVNPHPVPARAPTDLPSVSVTKQLQMVPRGSQLYNTQQADMFYQDPRGAAPPFEPAPYQQGVYYPTQSMSRFVRPPPSAPEPAPPYLDHYPPYLQDRVVSPQYTQPQQYPPMGQPIYPPHYDSRRVYPPVQPYQREEIVRGSPVPIEIPQAAVPSYVPESRDRYQQTEGYCPVAPHLGQIRPSCHRPHPSLDELHRRRKEIMAQLEERKVISPPPFAPSPTLPHPFHSEEYLDEDLKVAGKYKGNDYSQYSPWSCDTIGSYIGTKDAKPKDVVAARSVEMANVDSKAMRDQRLDMQRRAAETGDDDLIPFGDRPTVSRFGAISRTSKAMYQNSGPMQAMAVQGATTKSIISDYNPYGTHSGWGGSPYSPHQNIPSQGRFNDRERLSMSDVAGHGKQLPSAEREQQLRMELQQVDHQISQQTQMRGLEAVSNRLLLQREATTLAGQPQPPPPPPKWPGMISSEQLSLELHQVEREIGKRTRELSMESQSSLDIKNKLGTTKQTENGQLEPQSKVPAEDLTLTFSSDVPNGSALTQENIGLLSNKTASLSLSEDPEGGGDAHDSQRAGVTPTSAP from the exons ATGCCTGTACAAGCTCCACAATGGACGGATTTTCTCTCCTGCCCGATTTGCACACAGACTTTTGACGAAACAATCCGGAAGCCCATCAGCTTGGGTTGCGGTCACACTGTCTGCAAGATGTGCCTCAACAAGCTCCACCGTAAGGCATGCCCTTTTGACCAGACCACTATCAATACAGACATTGAACTCCTCCCTGTGAACTCAGCCTTGCTGCAACTAGTGGGTGCTCAG GttcctgagcagcagccaaTTACTTTATGTAGTGGAGCTGAAGATACCAAGCATTACGAGGAGGGCAAGAAATGTGTGGAAGAATTAGCATTGTACCTCAAACCACTCAGCAGCGCGAGAG GTGTGGGTCTGAACAGTACTACTCAGAGCGTGCTCAGTCGTCCCATGCAAAGGAAACTTGTGACATTAGTTCATTGCCAGCTGGTGGAGGAAGAAGGGCGGATCAGAGCCATGCGTGCAGCACGGTCCCTTGGTGAAAGAACAGTCACAGAGCTTATTCTTCAGCATCAAAACCCTCAGCAGCTCTCTTCCAACCTCTGGGCTGCTGTGAGAGCCAGAGGGTGCCAGTTCCTTGGACCAG CAATGCAAGAGGAGGCTTTAAAGCTGGTTCTGCTGGCTCTGGAAGATGGATCTGCTTTGTCACGAAAGGTCTTGGTTCTCTTTGTGGTTCAGAGGCTGGAGCCGCGATTTCCTCAGGCTTCTAAAACTAGCATTGGGCATGTTGTCCAGCTTCTTTACAGAGCCTCGTGCTTCAAG GTGACGAAGCGAGATGAGGATTCCTCCCTGATGCAACTGAAGGAGGAATTTCGGACTTACGAAGCTCTGAGAAGGGAACATGATTCCCAGATAGTTCAAATTGCTATGGAAGCAGGTCTACGCATTGCACCAGATCAGTGGTCCTCGCTGTTATACGGAGACCAGTCTCACAAGTCCCACATGCAGTCTATCATTGACAAG ttgcagACCCCAGCCTCGTTTGCACAGAGTGTTCAGGAATTGACTATTGCTCTTCAGAGGACTGGAGATCCAGCGAACCTGAATCGTCTTCGACCTCACCTAGAGCTCCTGGCAAATATTGATCCCAGTCCAG ATGCTCCACCTCCGACGTGGGAACAACTGGAAAATGGACTAGTTGCTGTGAGGACTGTGGTTCATGGCTTAGTTGATTATATCCAGAATCACAGCAAAAAAGGAACAGATCAGCAACAG CCTCCTCAGCACAGCAAGTACAAGACATACATGTGCCGAGACATGAAACAGAGAGGAGGATGCCCCCGAGGGGCCAGCTGCACCTTTGCACATTCACAGGAGGAGCTAGAAAA attcCGTAAAATGAACAAGCGTCTGGTTCCCAGAAGACCCCTGAGTGCCTCCCTGGGCCAGCTAAATGAGGTGGGCCTGCCTTCAGGAGCTATCCTCTCAGAGGAAGGGGGAGTGGACTTGCCCAGAGGGAAAACTTCTGCTCTGCCAAATGGGATTGTGTCAACAGGCAGCACAGTGACGCAACTCATTTCTCGAGGGACTGACTCCGGTTACGAAACTGCTCTGAAGCCAGGGAAGATGGACCATCTGAGTAGCAGTGCCCCTGGATCCCCTCCTGACTT gCTGGATTCTGTCCCCAAGAGCTCTATTTCTGCCTTACCAGTCAACCCTCATCCTGTGCCTGCTCGGGCACCAACAGATCTGCCTTCAGTGTCTGTCACCAAGCAGTTGCAGATGGTACCACGAGGGTCTCAGTTGTATAATACTCAGCAAGCAGACATGTTTTATCAAGATCCTAGAGGAGCTGCTCCACCATTTGAGCCAGCACCCTACCAACAAG GAGTTTACTATCCCACTCAGTCCATGTCTCGCTTTGTCCGACCTCCCCCATCAGCTCCTGAACCTGCTCCACCTTATTTAGACCATTACCCACCGTACCTTCAGGATCGGGTGGTGAGCCCGCAGTACACGCAGCCACAGCAGTACCCTCCTATGGGACAGCCCATATACCCCCCGCACTACGACAGCCGTCGTGTATATCCCCCTGTCCAGCCGTACCAGCGAGAGGAGATTGTCCGAGGAAGCCCTGTACCCATTGAAATTCCACAAGCAGCTGTACCTTCCTACGTACCTGAATCCAGAGACAGATACCAGCAAACAGAAGGTTATTGCCCAGTGGCTCCACATCTCGGTCAGATCAGACCTTCATGCCACAGG CCGCATCCCAGCCTGGACGAACTTCACCGACGAAGGAAAGAGATCATGGCCCAGCTAGAAGAGAGGAAGGTGATTTCTCCACCTCCTTTTGCACCATCACCAACCTTGCCTCATCCTTTTCATTCAGAAGAG TACTTGGATGAAGACTTGAAGGTAGCTGGGAAATACAAAGGAAATGACTACAGCCAGTACTCTCCCTGGTCCTGTGACACCATCGGCTCCTACATTGGAACCAAAGATGCAAAACCCAAAGATGTTGTGGCAGCAAGGAGTGTGGAGATGGCG AACGTGGATAGTAAAGCCATGCGTGACCAGCGATTAGACATGCAGCgaagagcagcagagactgGTGATGATGACCTCATTCCATTTGGAGACCGACCAACTGTGTCGAGATTTGGGGCTATCTCTCGTACTTCCAAAGCGATGTACCAGAATTCTGGTCCCATGCAGGCCATGGCGGTTCAGGGAGCTACCACCAAATCCATCATTTCAG ACTACAATCCGTACGGAACTCACAGTGGCTGGGGAGGCTCTCCATATTCTCCTCATCAAAATATACCTTCTCAGGGACGTTTCAATGACAG GGAGAGACTGTCCATGTCAGATGTGGCTGGTCATGGGAAACAGTTGCCCTCAGCGGAGCGAGAGCAGCAGCTGCGCATGGAGCTGCAGCAAGTAGACCATCAGATTAGCCAGCAGACACAAATGCGAGGACTAGAG GCTGTTAGTAACAGGCTGCTGTTGCAGAGGGAGGCGACTACCCTGGCAGGCCAGCCACAGCCCCCACCCCCACCTCCCAAGTGGCCTGGGATGATCTCAAGTGAACAGCTGAGCTTGGAGCTACACCAGGTGGAAAGGGAAATTGGGAAGAGAACCCGTGAGCTGAGCATG gagagcCAGTCTTCACTGGatataaaaaacaaactggGCACCActaaacagacagaaaatggaCAATTAGAACCGCAAAGCAAGGTTCCAGCTGAGGACCTCACACTGACATTCAG CAGCGATGTTCCGAACGGATCAGCCTTGACACAGGAGAACATTGGCCTCCTGTCAAACAAGACAGCATCTCTCAGCCTGTCGGAGGAcccagagggaggaggagacgCCCACGACTCCCAGCGAGCAGGAGTTACGCCCACGTCTGCTCCATGA